From Sceloporus undulatus isolate JIND9_A2432 ecotype Alabama chromosome 6, SceUnd_v1.1, whole genome shotgun sequence, one genomic window encodes:
- the RAMP2 gene encoding receptor activity-modifying protein 2: MEGQCLPLQLLLLVFTVTMRLDAFSGTTISPSNASLTLEGTPNGTAPDHERNINTTIDIDTLYSYIAEWCWVHFIHQMSNVSKVHWCEWRAISRPYSGLRSCLESNADRLNCSFPNAVAEEYIIFSHRLYFLNCTLEHPPLLDPPENILLPLIITPICLIPLLVTVVVLKSKDGETQA, from the exons TGACTATGAGACTTGATGCTTTTTCTGGAACAACGATATCTCCCAGCAATGCCAGCCTCACTTTGGAAGGAACACCAAATGGTACAGCTCCAGACCATGAAAGGAACATTAACACAACAATCGATATTG ATACTCTCTACAGTTACATTGCAGAATGGTGCTGGGTGCATTTTATCCACCAGATGTCCAATGTCAGCAAAGTTCACTGGTGTGAATGGAGGGCCATTAGCAG GCCATATTCTGGGTTGCGAAGTTGCTTGGAAAGCAATGCTGATCGACTGAACTGCAGCTTCCCCAATGCTGTGGCCGAGGAGTACATCATCTTCAGCCACCGCCTATACTTCCTCAACTGCACCCTTGAGCACCCACCCCTCCTGGACCCTCCAGAAAATATTTTGTTGCCCCTCATCATAACCCCTATCTGCCTCATTCCTTTGTTGGTCACTGTGGTGGTGTTGAAGAGCAAGGACGGTGAAACACAGGCATGA